A part of Halobaculum sp. MBLA0143 genomic DNA contains:
- a CDS encoding heavy metal translocating P-type ATPase, whose protein sequence is MTVERVTVGVGGMSCANCVNTVTERLETLSGVSEASANFATDEATVSYDPAETDLSAVIEAIEAAGYEPVTAETTVGITDMTCANCAGTVEDAVGSVAGVVDVAANFAADEAHVEYLPDAVTRAEIDDAVETAGYSPVRGDDDGAESEADRREAARTAEIRRQRNLTLVGVAVSVPLLAFMADHLLFGGELLPATVGGGSVGWLQFGLASVAQVVLGREFYANSYDAIVKNRTANMDVLIALGSSTAFGYSVVALVGLLPSAGLYFDTAALILTFITLGNYLEARSKGQAGEALRSLLELEADTATRLETDDDGNTVEREVPLEDVTVGDRLKVRPGETVPTDGEVVEGESAVDESTVTGESVPVSKAPGDEVIGATVNEQGVLVIEATRVGEETAIEQIVRRVKEAQSRQPEIQQVADRISAYFVPAVIGNALLWGAVWALAPGALADFVATLPIWGLAAGGPAAVGATEFAVLVFASAVLIACPCALGLATPAATMVGTTIGAQAGVLFDGGDVLERVGRIDTVVFDKTGTLTEGEMELTDVRPIRPTTDGAVEHGGDGAPEGEEAAGDDPTATERLLAVAATAENGSEHPIGEAIVAGARERGVEPGDLTALQNVSGRGIRARTEHGDVVVGKLSLLADRGVTVGPAESVVADLQSEGKTAVAAACDGELLGVLAVADEVKPTAVDAVTALRERGVAVHMLTGDNERTAAAVAETVGIDPDNVRAEVLPDDKADAVETIQSDGSRVAMVGDGVNDAPALATAAVGVAIGSGTDVAVEAGDVTLMRSDPYDVVRALNVSEGTMSKIRQNLVWALGYNTVLIPLASLGLLQPVLAAAAMAASSVSVLSNSLLFRRYDPDERYSLAGLFRRD, encoded by the coding sequence ATGACAGTGGAGCGAGTCACAGTCGGCGTCGGCGGGATGAGCTGTGCCAACTGCGTGAACACCGTCACGGAGCGGTTGGAGACGCTGTCCGGAGTGTCGGAAGCGTCGGCCAACTTCGCCACGGACGAGGCGACGGTGTCGTACGACCCGGCGGAGACGGACCTGTCGGCGGTGATCGAGGCGATCGAGGCGGCGGGTTACGAGCCCGTCACCGCCGAGACGACCGTCGGGATCACCGACATGACGTGTGCGAACTGCGCCGGCACGGTGGAAGACGCCGTCGGATCGGTCGCAGGGGTCGTCGACGTGGCCGCCAACTTCGCGGCCGACGAGGCACACGTCGAGTATCTCCCGGACGCGGTGACGCGCGCGGAGATCGACGACGCCGTCGAGACGGCGGGGTACAGCCCCGTCCGCGGGGACGACGACGGGGCGGAGAGTGAGGCGGACCGCCGAGAGGCCGCCCGGACGGCGGAGATCCGGCGACAACGCAACCTCACGCTCGTCGGTGTCGCCGTCTCCGTCCCGCTGTTGGCGTTCATGGCCGACCACCTCCTGTTCGGCGGGGAGCTCCTGCCGGCGACAGTCGGGGGGGGCTCCGTCGGCTGGCTCCAGTTCGGGCTGGCGTCCGTCGCCCAGGTCGTGCTCGGCCGAGAGTTCTACGCCAACAGCTACGACGCGATCGTGAAGAACCGCACCGCGAACATGGACGTGTTGATCGCGCTGGGGTCGTCGACGGCGTTCGGTTACTCCGTCGTCGCGCTCGTCGGGCTGCTCCCGAGCGCGGGGCTGTACTTCGACACCGCGGCGCTGATCCTGACGTTCATCACGCTCGGCAACTACCTCGAAGCCCGCTCGAAGGGGCAGGCCGGCGAGGCGCTCCGGTCGCTGCTGGAGTTGGAGGCCGACACCGCCACGCGGCTGGAGACGGACGACGACGGCAACACGGTCGAACGCGAGGTGCCACTCGAGGACGTGACTGTCGGCGACCGGCTGAAGGTGCGCCCCGGCGAGACGGTGCCGACGGACGGCGAGGTGGTCGAGGGTGAGTCGGCCGTCGACGAGTCGACCGTCACCGGGGAGTCCGTCCCGGTGTCGAAGGCGCCCGGCGACGAGGTGATCGGCGCGACCGTCAACGAGCAGGGTGTGCTCGTGATCGAGGCGACTCGCGTGGGCGAGGAGACGGCCATCGAGCAGATCGTCCGGCGCGTGAAGGAAGCCCAGTCCCGACAGCCGGAGATCCAACAGGTCGCCGACCGGATCTCGGCGTACTTCGTCCCGGCGGTGATCGGCAACGCTCTCCTGTGGGGGGCAGTCTGGGCGCTCGCTCCCGGCGCGCTCGCCGACTTCGTCGCCACACTCCCCATCTGGGGGCTGGCCGCCGGCGGCCCGGCGGCGGTCGGCGCCACGGAGTTCGCCGTACTCGTGTTCGCGTCGGCGGTGTTGATCGCCTGTCCGTGTGCGCTCGGGCTGGCGACGCCGGCGGCGACGATGGTCGGCACTACCATCGGCGCCCAGGCCGGCGTCCTGTTCGACGGCGGGGACGTGTTGGAACGGGTCGGCCGGATCGACACGGTCGTGTTCGACAAGACCGGCACCCTCACCGAAGGGGAGATGGAGCTGACGGACGTGCGCCCGATCCGGCCGACGACGGACGGCGCGGTGGAGCACGGCGGGGACGGCGCTCCCGAGGGTGAGGAGGCGGCCGGAGACGATCCGACCGCGACGGAGCGACTGCTCGCGGTCGCGGCGACCGCGGAGAACGGCAGTGAACACCCGATCGGGGAGGCGATCGTCGCCGGCGCCCGCGAGCGCGGTGTCGAACCGGGCGATCTCACCGCGCTCCAGAACGTCTCCGGCCGGGGGATCCGCGCCCGGACGGAGCACGGCGACGTGGTCGTCGGCAAGCTCTCGTTGCTGGCCGACCGCGGCGTGACGGTGGGGCCGGCGGAGTCCGTCGTCGCCGACCTCCAGTCGGAGGGGAAGACGGCCGTCGCGGCCGCGTGTGACGGCGAACTCCTGGGCGTGCTCGCGGTGGCCGACGAGGTGAAGCCCACCGCGGTCGACGCGGTGACGGCGCTGCGGGAGCGCGGTGTCGCCGTCCACATGCTCACCGGCGACAACGAGCGGACCGCGGCCGCCGTCGCGGAGACGGTCGGGATCGACCCCGACAACGTCCGTGCCGAGGTGTTGCCGGACGACAAGGCCGACGCCGTCGAGACGATCCAGTCGGACGGCAGTCGCGTGGCGATGGTCGGCGACGGCGTCAACGACGCGCCGGCGCTGGCGACCGCCGCCGTCGGCGTCGCCATCGGCTCGGGCACGGACGTGGCCGTGGAAGCCGGCGACGTGACGCTCATGCGGTCGGACCCGTACGACGTGGTCCGGGCGCTGAACGTCTCCGAGGGGACGATGTCGAAGATCCGCCAGAACCTCGTGTGGGCGCTGGGGTACAACACCGTCCTGATCCCGTTGGCCTCGCTGGGCCTGCTCCAGCCCGTGCTCGCCGCGGCCGCGATGGCCGCCTCCTCCGTGTCCGTCCTGTCGAACAGCCTCCTGTTCCGACGGTACGACCCGGACGAGCGGTACTCGCTGGCCGGGCTGTTCCGGCGCGACTAA
- a CDS encoding 50S ribosomal protein L24e, translated as MPQERTCDYCDSDIEPGTGTMFVETDGAITHYCSAKCEKNADLGREARDLEWTGEEE; from the coding sequence ATGCCACAGGAACGAACCTGCGACTACTGCGACAGCGACATCGAGCCCGGCACCGGGACGATGTTCGTGGAGACGGACGGAGCGATCACGCACTACTGTTCGGCCAAGTGCGAGAAGAACGCGGATCTCGGCCGCGAGGCGCGGGATCTGGAGTGGACCGGCGAGGAGGAGTGA
- a CDS encoding DUF5821 family protein, with product MVKAENLRTDTAKGALEAVFERCDGETFVVDPWVDMLRAIAEAGRSFDGDLPTLRVLADEDTLRTARKDFTLGSKLADMVDAGHAELRSYDVTNSTAFTDGDVLYSPIEVGDNVAAIADTDEPFVTDTYDTLCDQWDDAATFDLRTPGRNSVRETMSAEFGKTPQEDFETVVTSIEGGRSSRELDEVIVSLLVAAKNELLLYDISKWGENVGLASKATFSRRKNDLEEMGIVETEKSPTDVGRPRQRLKLTDERLQEADGDQLAVVAQNILH from the coding sequence ATGGTGAAGGCAGAGAACTTACGCACCGACACGGCGAAAGGGGCACTGGAGGCAGTGTTCGAGCGGTGCGACGGCGAGACGTTCGTCGTCGACCCGTGGGTAGATATGCTGCGGGCCATCGCGGAGGCCGGCCGGTCGTTCGACGGCGACCTGCCGACGCTTCGCGTGCTCGCAGACGAAGACACCCTCCGGACCGCACGGAAGGACTTCACGCTCGGCTCGAAGCTGGCCGACATGGTGGACGCCGGCCACGCCGAGCTGCGATCGTACGACGTGACCAACAGCACGGCGTTCACCGACGGCGACGTGCTGTACTCACCGATCGAGGTGGGTGACAACGTCGCCGCGATCGCCGACACCGACGAGCCGTTCGTCACCGACACGTACGACACGCTGTGTGACCAGTGGGACGACGCAGCGACCTTCGATCTCCGGACCCCCGGGCGCAACTCCGTTCGAGAGACGATGTCTGCGGAGTTCGGAAAGACTCCCCAGGAGGACTTCGAGACGGTCGTCACCTCCATCGAGGGTGGCCGTAGCTCCCGTGAGCTGGACGAGGTGATCGTCTCGTTGCTCGTCGCCGCCAAGAACGAGCTGCTGCTGTACGACATCTCGAAGTGGGGGGAGAACGTCGGGCTCGCCAGCAAGGCGACGTTCTCTCGCCGCAAGAACGACCTCGAGGAGATGGGGATCGTCGAGACGGAGAAGTCGCCGACGGATGTCGGTCGGCCGCGCCAACGGCTGAAGCTCACCGACGAGCGGCTCCAGGAGGCGGACGGCGACCAACTGGCCGTCGTCGCACAGAACATCCTCCACTGA
- a CDS encoding 30S ribosomal protein S28e, with product MSAEDGGDDGSQSAEVIEIVGKTGMHGEAMQVKCRIQEGGNQGRIITRNVLGPVKEGDVLQLRETQRDADSIGGQ from the coding sequence ATGTCCGCCGAAGACGGAGGAGACGACGGCTCGCAGTCTGCCGAGGTCATCGAGATCGTCGGGAAGACCGGGATGCACGGTGAGGCCATGCAGGTCAAGTGCCGCATTCAGGAGGGCGGTAACCAGGGTCGGATCATCACGCGAAACGTCCTGGGGCCCGTCAAGGAGGGCGATGTCCTCCAACTGCGGGAGACCCAGCGCGACGCGGACTCGATCGGGGGTCAGTGA
- the rpl7ae gene encoding 50S ribosomal protein L7Ae: MSVYVDYDTPADLADRSLDALEVARDTGTVKKGTNETTKAVERGNADLVFVAEDVEPEEIVMHLPELCEEKGIPYVFIGTQDDVGHAAGLEVGSAAAAVVHAGEASDDVEDIGNKVEELQ; encoded by the coding sequence ATGTCAGTCTACGTCGACTACGACACGCCGGCAGATCTCGCGGACCGGAGTCTCGACGCGCTCGAGGTCGCCCGCGACACTGGTACAGTAAAGAAAGGAACGAACGAGACGACCAAGGCGGTCGAGCGAGGCAACGCGGACCTCGTGTTCGTCGCCGAGGACGTGGAGCCGGAGGAGATCGTCATGCACCTCCCGGAGCTGTGCGAGGAGAAGGGGATCCCGTACGTATTCATCGGTACACAGGACGACGTCGGTCACGCCGCCGGGCTGGAGGTCGGCTCCGCGGCCGCCGCAGTCGTCCACGCCGGTGAGGCGTCCGACGACGTGGAGGACATTGGCAACAAGGTCGAGGAACTCCAGTAA
- the tmcA gene encoding tRNA(Met) cytidine acetyltransferase TmcA encodes MTEIAAAVAALRREARATDGRRLLAVVGESHETCRAVADTATDLAVVSGDDSHDILAESVETYERQPAPHAGRLMGTTHETVVYDGVDEFSPDAVGRTVGAVAGGGLYVLLLPTDWTDRTDDFRASLAVPPFDAADPTNAFRERVLETFDHPGVAVYDADEGRLRRDGLTGRERPPPRSDGTLPADPGFPLAAYEACRTADQGRSLRALERLREPETAVVVEADRGRGKSTVAGLAAGALAAAGSEVVVTAPTRSNAATLLQRATELTGTLGARSGTEPLVTAAGGRVAYVPPTEVADRADDADAVFVDEAAGLPVATLSATLAADRAAFVTTVHGYEGAGRGFSVRFRDRLADARHTVTETRPTEPIRHAPGDPLESWSFRALALDARPAVDQLLADASLADATYRRLSTDRLRTDDHLLREVFGLLVVAHYRTEPTDLARLLDAPNLSVHALLVSGHVAAVALVAREGGLSERRRRELFDGGRIHGNMVPDLLGGQLRDPDAARPVGYRVVRVATHGVLRRSGFGSRLLSAVETDLADGADRPGFAPADYFSSGFGASPGVVDFWRQNGYRTVHLSTTRNDTSGEHSAVVVRPVTDAGRAFAARHGQGFRDRVAGVLSDGLSDLSPDVVRATLRACGADPEPLLELTDYEWRVVVGAGTGPTGYGVAPDPFRRLAVAWFLDTDAPGDTPADDIDARRERLLVRKVLQGHAWDDVTEELGFVSTGECMRTLGETVTALVDRFGGDRAARERARYD; translated from the coding sequence GTGACAGAGATCGCTGCGGCCGTCGCCGCCCTGCGCCGCGAGGCACGGGCAACCGACGGTCGTCGGCTCCTCGCCGTCGTCGGCGAGAGCCACGAGACCTGTCGGGCGGTCGCCGACACCGCGACGGATCTGGCCGTGGTGTCTGGCGACGACTCTCACGACATCCTCGCAGAGTCCGTCGAGACGTACGAGCGACAGCCGGCTCCACACGCCGGCCGGCTGATGGGGACGACACACGAGACGGTCGTCTACGACGGGGTCGACGAGTTCTCGCCGGACGCCGTCGGCCGAACCGTCGGTGCCGTCGCCGGCGGCGGCCTGTACGTCCTCCTGCTGCCGACCGACTGGACCGACCGGACGGACGACTTCCGGGCGTCGCTGGCGGTCCCGCCGTTCGACGCCGCGGACCCGACGAACGCCTTCCGCGAACGGGTCCTGGAGACGTTCGACCACCCGGGTGTCGCGGTCTACGACGCCGACGAGGGCCGTCTCCGCCGTGACGGACTCACCGGTCGGGAACGGCCCCCACCCCGAAGCGACGGGACGCTCCCGGCGGACCCAGGGTTCCCGCTCGCGGCCTACGAGGCGTGTCGCACGGCCGACCAGGGGCGGAGTCTGCGTGCGTTAGAGCGGCTCCGCGAGCCCGAGACGGCAGTCGTCGTGGAGGCGGACCGCGGCCGCGGGAAGTCCACCGTCGCCGGGCTCGCCGCCGGCGCCCTCGCGGCCGCCGGCAGCGAGGTCGTCGTCACGGCACCCACGCGTTCCAACGCCGCCACCCTGTTACAGCGGGCGACCGAACTGACTGGGACGCTCGGCGCACGGTCGGGTACGGAGCCACTCGTCACGGCCGCCGGCGGCCGCGTGGCGTACGTCCCGCCGACGGAGGTGGCCGACCGAGCCGACGACGCCGACGCCGTCTTCGTCGACGAGGCGGCCGGGCTCCCGGTGGCGACGCTGTCCGCGACGCTGGCGGCCGACCGCGCGGCGTTCGTCACGACCGTCCACGGCTACGAGGGCGCCGGGCGTGGCTTCTCCGTCCGGTTCCGCGACCGACTCGCGGACGCCCGCCACACGGTCACGGAGACGCGGCCGACGGAGCCGATCCGACACGCTCCGGGCGACCCACTGGAGTCGTGGTCGTTCCGAGCCCTCGCGCTCGACGCTCGGCCGGCCGTCGACCAACTCCTCGCGGACGCGAGTCTCGCGGACGCGACGTACCGCAGACTGTCGACCGACCGACTCCGCACGGACGACCACCTCCTCCGGGAGGTGTTCGGACTGCTCGTCGTCGCCCACTACCGGACGGAGCCGACGGATCTCGCCCGACTCCTGGACGCGCCGAACCTCTCCGTCCACGCCCTGCTCGTCTCCGGCCACGTCGCCGCCGTCGCGCTCGTCGCCCGCGAGGGTGGGCTCTCGGAGCGTCGCCGCCGCGAGCTGTTCGACGGCGGTCGGATCCACGGCAACATGGTTCCGGATCTCCTGGGGGGACAGCTGCGGGACCCCGACGCCGCACGGCCGGTCGGCTACCGGGTCGTCCGGGTCGCCACACACGGCGTCCTCCGGCGGTCTGGCTTCGGCTCGCGGCTGTTGTCGGCCGTCGAGACCGACCTCGCAGACGGCGCCGACCGCCCGGGGTTCGCGCCCGCCGACTACTTCTCGTCCGGCTTCGGCGCCTCGCCGGGCGTCGTCGACTTCTGGCGTCAGAACGGCTACCGGACCGTCCACCTCTCGACGACCCGCAACGACACGAGCGGGGAACACTCCGCCGTCGTCGTCCGCCCGGTGACGGACGCCGGCCGAGCGTTCGCGGCCCGCCACGGCCAGGGGTTCCGCGACCGGGTCGCCGGCGTGCTCTCGGACGGACTCTCGGACCTCTCGCCGGATGTCGTCCGCGCGACCCTCCGCGCGTGTGGCGCCGACCCCGAACCACTACTAGAGTTGACCGACTACGAGTGGCGGGTCGTCGTCGGCGCCGGCACCGGCCCGACCGGCTACGGCGTCGCGCCGGACCCGTTCCGCCGGCTCGCCGTCGCGTGGTTCCTCGACACGGACGCGCCGGGCGACACTCCCGCCGACGACATCGACGCCCGCCGCGAGCGACTGCTCGTCCGGAAGGTGCTCCAGGGCCACGCCTGGGACGATGTCACGGAGGAACTCGGCTTCGTCTCCACGGGAGAGTGTATGCGGACGCTCGGGGAGACCGTCACGGCGCTCGTCGACCGCTTCGGCGGCGACCGCGCCGCCCGCGAGCGGGCCCGCTACGACTGA